The DNA sequence ATGAGGTTATCAAACAGCAGAAAGAGATTATCGAGCATGGCATTGAGCTGTaagtctctgtttttttctttcattcttttttatctTCGTTCGAACTGTAATGTCTTTATTTCCACCGTGTATTCTGGCTAGATTTAATAAAAAGCCCAAGAGGGGTGTGCAATACCTGCAGGAGCAAGGCATGTTGGGACCCTCTGCGGAGGATATCGCTCAGTTCCTGCACCAGGAGGAGAGACTCGATACAGtaggtgtatttattttctatttgctGCCTTTGCTGTGCTTAAATCTATAATGTTCTCAACTCGTCTTTTGCTTCCTTTGTAAGACTCAGGTTGGGGAGTTCCTCGGTGAGAACGCCAAGTTCAATAAGGAGGTGATGTACTGCTACGTGGACCAACTGGACTTCTGTGGCAAGGACTTTGTGTCGGCATTGCGCACGTTCCTTGAAGGCTTCAGGTTGCCTGGGGAGGCGCAGAAAATCGATCGGCTCATGGAGAAGTTTGCAGCACGCTATCTGGAGTGCAATCAGGGGTGAGGGGTTAACAGAGTCCACCATGAATAGAGCAAGTCTACACACCCAGCAGCCCACAGATTAAATCTGACCTATAGattaatatttactatttaattGTTTAGGAAAGCTACTGTGAAGACTTGTATAGTCAGGAAgacacaaaagaaacaaaactgcagtttttatttatgtaataacaAGACAATTGTAATGTAATAACGTGGCATcatctattgtttttttttttttttttttaattgattccTTTATTGACTAAGTTTTCTGCCTCGTATCTATCCAGATTTTTCCCATTTTGTCCACTTGTTTGTGAAGGTTGTTCTCTTTGCACTGACCTTCAGCTGTTTGTTTCCAGGCAGACTCTGTTCGCTAGTGCTGACACGGCCTATGTGCTGGCGTACTCCATCATCATGTTAACCACTGATCTGCACAGCCCACAGGTGAGTTTAAAACCCTCTTAAAGACGCCAGGCTCTGGGATTAGTTTGAGGACTGTTTCATCTTACCTTTATTCTGATaagcctgtttttatttatttattttctttattgtatGCCATTATAGTCATGTGCACAATTTCTAAATATTCCTGCCGTTTTTGTTTCGTCTCAGGTGAAgagcaaaatgacaaaagaaCAGTACATTAAGATGAACCGTGGCATTAACGACAGTAAGGATCTGCCTGAGGAGTACCTCTCCTCCATTTATGACGAAATAGCAGGAAAGAAGATCGCCATGAAGGAGAGTAAGGAGTACTCCATTACCCCAAAGTCCAACAAGCAGAGTGAGTGCTTTTTCAGTGTGAGGGAGTGAATTTTTCTTTCACCCAGCGAATTTATTTAATCTCCTATGTAGACTTAATAAGCATAAATTATTGAACATATTACtagtattaatttaattttattttataaaacccTTCAGTAAGGTCCATTTTGTGAGCAGTACACTAACTGAATAAGGCTTGGCTTTGCTGGCAGGTGTAGCTAGTGAGAAACAGAGACGACTGCTGTATAATATGGAAATGGAGCAGATGGCCAAGACAGCTAAAGCCCTGATGGAAGCTGTGAGCCACGCTCAGGCTCCTTTCTTCAGCGCCACCCACCTGGAGCATGTCCGCCCCATGTTTAAGGTACCAGACCTTTACCCTTTCCCTcttcttttccctctttttaGAACCATACAGCATCTGGGGTAATCATGCTTCTGTCTAATCATGCTCTAATCTTGTGTCTAATCTAGCTCTGTCTAGTCATGTTAGCTTTACAATCTATCGTCACAAAGTGAAATGCAAGTTCAGCTGTGAACTCGGTTCTAGACAAATTTTAGATTTCTGTTGTGTAGCACTGCTAGATATGATTATTACTACTAGGACTGGATGGTTATAAAAAttgtcactgtttttttttttttcttaaaggatTAAACCAATTCTAAACCAATAATATTGgctgaaataaatgtataaagtcAAAAATTAAGCTGATATCAGTAGTTTTTTAATGGGGCTTTGCTAATATGATCATTAacgtttaaaaatgaaatcagaaaAGGCAATGCATATTCAAAATGTCAGTTATTGTATCACTTAACATTAGAACATTTCTCATTTCACTTATATTTAAACTTTGCATTTCAGTTCATACTATATAAagactatttaaaaaacatattgccTTTTTAGCCAGGAAGGCAGAGATTTTATGATATTCATATTCAGAACATTTGACTGACATTGTAGAATTATGGCTGCACTGCAGGTTATCATTTTAGCATAAATGAACCATGGTCCTTTTACAGTGAAGGGTTTGCAGAGGGATAAAGAAAAGATGTCTTTCAGTGTAAGATAATgaaaaaacaattacatttgCATGTTACAGTTGGCGTGGACGCCCCTGTTAGCAGCGTTCAGCGTTGGCCTGCAGGACTGTGATGACCAGGAGGTGGCGTCTCTGTGCCTGGAGGGAATTCGCTGTGCAATCAGAATTGCCTGCATTTTCAGCATGCAGGTGAGttcaacacactacacactaatcAGTGCAGGGATTATTTATAACTGCTTATTTCTACTAGACTTTTCActgttatgtgttttttttttttgtgtgtgtgtgtgtgtgtgtgtgtgtgtgtgtgtgtgtgtgtgtgtgtgtgtgtgtgtagctggagCGTGATGCATATATTCAGGCCTTGGCCAGGTTTACACTGCTCACAGCTAGCTCCAGCATTACAGAGATGAAGCAGAAGAACATTGACACCATAAAGACCCTCATCACTGTGGCACACACTGATGGGAACTACTTGGGCAACTCCTGGCATGAGGTGGTCATTGCCCTACAGCTCAGCTTTCCATTTTGGTCTTGTTAGctgatttaattgaatttaagcAAAGCACTCATTTCACACCTGATCTGTTATCTTCTGTTCACTTATGTAGATTCTGCGATGTATCAGTCAGTTGGAATTGGCTCAGCTGATTGGCACAGGCGTAAAGACACGTTATATCTCTGGTGTAGTCCGAGACCAGGGAGGTAGCATTAAGGGCTTTCCCACTGGTGGAGAGGAGTTCATGCCTCTTGGCTTAGGTAAGCCACTTTGAATGTGATTAGCGTtcttagggtgctttcacacctacTAGTCCCTTTGCAGAGTCCGAATGCACACGAAGTTGATACTGTGGGTTCGTTTGCTAGTTGGTTTGGTTTAGTTTCAAACTGCATGTAgcttaagaaaataaaaaatcaaaaactcttGGCTGAGGGCGTTGTAGGACTGAAATTGTGCTCATGAAATTCTCATTCATTTGTCAGCAATTTGGTGTtggaaaaaagataaacaaatcTTTTCCATGTATacacagaaatcacaaaaatcatctGAGCATGGGTAACACAGAGTAAAATAAATTACTAGCTAATTGTATAGATAACTATTTATATAGGCAACAAGTTTAAAACTTATTTCGTATATGCGtccatcatttattttctctttttgtttgtcggACCAGTTCTTCAGAACGTCACATTTCCACAGCACTTCAGGCCTGTCTTTTGACTCACTTTGCACCTTGTGGATTGCGTCTACAGAAAAACACGACCCACAACCCAAAATACATGGCATGTGTGGATTAATCAGATTCTGAGTCAAATCACTCATTCTTGTTGCAGTCAAACCGGACCAAAACCACCTCGCTCAGATGGTCATGGCCTGGTAGTTTTGGTCTGCACCCGAATGTGATTGATGTGTTCTCCCGTGCCAAAATAACCACACCAAagaggaaaacacaccagggGTCGACTCAGACAGACTAAATGCTGCATATGCGAAAGCACCATTAGGGCCCAGACAAACTTCTCAATGGCATTATGTTATGAACAGCTTGTGATTTCATAGAAAGACTTGACAGAATGTATTGTAATCCTTGCACTTTATTCAACATATTGTTTGTTACTGTATTCTTGACCTACCGCAGGCACACTAGTTGGGGGTCCAGACAGACGTCAGATGGCTCACATTCAGGAGTCAGTGGGGGAAACCAGCTCTCAGAGTGTAGTGGTAGCTGTGGACAGGTAAGAGAACAATGGCTGCTAAAAAGCTGTATATTTAGTGTTGTTGCTTTTTGTGTTTAActaatttttccattttgtccTCCAGAATTTTCACTGGATCCACAAGGCTTGATGGAAATGCAATTGGTATGGGCATATGTTTGTATTTGTCTGAATTGTCACCATTTCTGGCACACTTCCTGCATCCGTAGTTCCTGTATTTGTATTCTTTGTGCATAGATATCGGTTTTGAGTTATCTTGAGTTCACTCAAACGTGTAGCTTTATGTAAGATTTTAACCTCTTATCTTTAACATTGTATATTTAGTTATGCCCTTGCTCTCCTTTAATTAACTTAactaaaatattgcaaaaaaatacCAAAACCTTAAATTTATGTCCCTGTTAAAGTCACAGTTGAATTTATTAGTAAACTTTTCTCTTCCAGTGGACTTTGTGCGCTGGCTGTGTGCGGTGTCAATGGATGAACTGGCTTCTGCTCACCAGCCACGCATGTTCAGTCTGCAGAAGATTGTGGAGATCTCCTACTACAACATGAACCGCATCCGACTGCAGTGGTCCCGCATTTGGCAGGTCATAGGAGACCACTTCAACAAGGTCAGCTACGTCTCTGCTTCTAATGGATTTATCGTTCTAGTCTTTGATTTCTGCTCTGCAGAATTCGTAGTAgcatttctgatgtgtttacaCTGTTTGTGCTGTTCTTACAGGTGGGCTGCAACCCTAACGAGGATGTGGCCATCTTTGCTGTGGACTCTCTGAGACAGCTTTCCATGAAGTTTTTGGAGAAGGGAGAGTTGGCCAACTTCCGCTTCCAGAAGGACTTTCTTAGGCCGTTTGAGCACATTATGAAGAAGAACAGGTTAGAGAAACAGAATGCTATGGAATCAGTAATAATTTAGCCAGCATTGGTTTTACTTagatttcttcctcttttccgTGAAGGTCTCCGACAATCCGGGACATGGTGATCCGCTGTGTGGCTCAAATGGTGAACTCGCAGGCAGCTAACATCCGCTCAGGCTGGAAGAACATCTTCTCTGTGTTCCACCAGGCCGCATCAGACCACGATGAGACCATAGTGGAGCTTGCCTTCCAAACCACAGGACACATTGTCAGTGAGTGTCAGCAACTTCCCCATTTGAGAGAGCAGCAACACCAATATACTCTTTGAACTagtctttaataaaaatggtttaaatgttCTTATTGTCTTTCCACTCATTTTCTCTAccttctctctcttgttttagTGAAAACCTTTCAGCAGCACTTTGCAGCAGCTATTGACTCATTCCAGGATGCAGTGAAGTGTCTGTCTGAGTTTGTGTGCAATGCTGCATTCCCTGATACTAGCATGGAAGCCATCCGGCTCATTCGCCACTGTGCCAAATATGTGTCTGACAGACCACAGGTGAGCATGCGCACTTTACCATAGTTTACGAGTGACCTTTTAAAAACAAGATCACTTCCTTATGCGATTTCTCACTGTCATCCTGCACAGGTACTAAGAGAGTACACTAGTGATGACATGAACGTTGCTCCTGGTGATCGGGTGTGGGTGCGAGGCTGGTTCCCCATCCTTTTCGAGCTCTCCTGTATCATCAACCGCTGCAAGCTGGACATCAGGACCAGGTGGGATAACCCAGTTCCAAAACTCCTTCAGTCACACTCTTACTGATATTTCAGGCTGTTTACATTgtttgtgtgtacgtgtgtctTTAGAGGCCTGACAGTGATGTTTGAGATTATGAAGAGTTATGGACACACTTTTGAGAAGCACTGGTGGCATGATCTCTTCCGTATCGTCTTCCGCATCTTTGACAACATGAAACTTCCAGAGCAGCAGACTGAGGTGAACCAGTGTTGCATATTTTCCATTGGCCGTAAAAGGGAAACTTGTATTTACAGGAATAGTCTAGTGGTTGTAGAACTAAATTTCTATCTGATGCATCTGTGGTGCACGTTTTATTAACAAAACACTCACTTTATGTGTGTAAAGGCAAATGTTGGGGcctcaataaatgtttataccaaaaatgtttttggaagaatgcttttattatttattaagccAAAGGTATTTGCTCTACATTTGTATAATTGATCCTTTTAGAGGTAGGAGAATGTAGAAATGGGGTGTTTGTGGTCATACACATCGTTAAGTCACATTGTAGTGAACAGCTGTGTATTACAGATGAAGAGATTTAGATCATGCTGGGTGTGTATTAGTAactaaatattgaaatattgaaaattGAAATTACCTTTCCAACATTTTAACGAAAAGTTTGTTTGGAATCAGTTGTATTATCTTCAGATAATTTAGTTAACTATGATTATAAACTGGAGTcagatatttacaaaataaaaagagaaaacacgTTTAACCTTCATCTTCACCTGTTTCTGCCACTGGTTTAAGATTAGCAATGGGTTTTTCTCCTACAGCGCAGATGTGGTATGCAGAGATTGCGTTGCAAGAAAGCTGGAATATTCGTTAAAGATTGATCAGTGTGCTGCAATGTTAGTGACCTGCTGAATCCTTGCAATACTTCTGAGAGCAAATAACCAGCAAATGTCAGACCATTTCTCATGTGATTTTTGTCTTCCACAGAAAACCGAATGGATGACCACTACATGTAACCACGCGCTCTACGCTATTTGCGACGTCTTCACACAGTTCTATGAGCCTCTTAGTGAGGTGTTGCTGGTGGATGTTTTTGCTCAGCTGCAGTGGTGCGTCAGACAAGGTAGAGCTTTCAGTTGCTTAACCAAACACACTCATTGCGCCACCATTTTGTGAGACAGGTTGAAAGCTCACAGTCATGACGCTAATCAGCAGTCCAAAATGGAGCaagtgtttatattaatgttgttTTGTCTGATTATCTGTTTAGTTAACAAAATTATACAGGCTGCCATCAAATTACTGGTGAAAAGACTTCTTAACCCAGggtttttaaattttgtcaaaaataataaaaccataTACCTGCACATGGATAAATCTGTTTAATGGAAAATATGTTTAATGCTATCAGTGCACTAAAAGCTTCCCTGAAGTTGTTCTTCCATTAATTGCTTTCGCATTTGTGCaagttaagaaataaaacaccacagTGTTGCTTTTGATGACACAAAGGTGCCAAACCTACAACTCGAAACACTGCTACTGAACTCATAGCCAATGAAATAAGAAAAGCTCCAGTTTTCTGGTGCCAAAAGTTCCTGTACTTTGTGCAGCTCTTACATAGTCTTTACTCTGTGTCCTTAGATAATGAGCAGCTAGCACGGTCGGGCACCAACTGTTTGGAAAACTTGGTGATCCAGAATGGAGAGAAGTTCAGTGGGGAAGTTTGGGGTATCACCTGCAACTGCATGCTGGAGATCTTCCAGTCTACCAGCCCTCATGCGTatgacacttacacacactactGTCTACATTCACGTTTCAGGAGTGAACAAATCAGTAACTCAGGAGCCTTtgacaagcagattttgtgaCAGGCCAATTTTTTATTCAGAGTTACCTGGTGGACATACTTACTGCTACTTACTGgcttttgtgaagtaaaagttTTAATATGTACATGCTTTACGGTGGTGTGATGCACATCAATGCTGTAACTGTAGCATGAGCTACTGATTCTGAATTCAAACCGCCTCCTGCACTGCACCCATCACCCGAGGTGCACTCTTTCTGACTATAGAACTGTTTTTACTACAGAGCACAGATGAAAGAGTCTTTTCAGAAACAGGAACACACAGTATGTGGTAAGACTGATGAAACTGTGCAGAGTAAAGTTCAGCACAATGCTGTCATTTTAGCACAACTTGCAGTCACCTTGAggctttaaaaacattaaatggaaaataatgaagCTATCCAGagtcaaatatatattttaccaaatatAATAGCTGAAATGTTGGCTAACaatttgctgactttttgttgaagatgcaaacacaatgtgctgCATGATCATATACTTGTTCATTTCCCTTAGTCTTATGTTATTACATTACCACTTTTTGGTGAAGCCAGTTAGGTTTCTGGGCAACTAAAGCAGTACATTGCAGCTTGCCCAGTATGCTAGCTAATGAGTttgtgatttgtccacccttgcatttattaatgatattaatatttactttttttctaaCCACCTAGAGATTGTTTAATGCTAACAACGGGATCATGAAGCCTGTTTGCAAGGCAACTGTGATTGACCATTTGAAATGTTCCTAATTAAATACACCTGACCTGATGCAATTATTGTCCTCTTAATAGCTTGTTGACATGGAGACCAGCTGGGCAGGAAGAGGAGGTGGGAGATGGGAAACACATGGTGAGATGACTAACATAAGCAAATAtctcacacgcgcacacaccaCGAAAAAGATACACAGAGATAATCACCAACCAAATGGCACTCTGATGTTCATATGCCAGTAAATATCTTGTTATATGCCTTCTAACACTGACACACCCTAGTTAGAGATCACGTTGAACAAACTATGTGGAATCCAAATGCAAACTGTTTATTTTCAGGATGTGGAAATGGACTCTCAGTCTCAGAGCAGCTTTGAGAGGACGCTGTCAGAGAGAGGACAGAGTCAGATGTCCACTGCCAGTGATGAAGCCTGGAGGGGAAAGCCCCATGCACGTACGCAGCCCACTCATCATCTCTCACCTACACCATTTAGACACTTCCTGTTCTTACTGATGTCATAGCATCATCTGATTTTTTCCAGTTTGCGTTAAACGCATATTAGCTGTGAGTAAATGTGGACCTCACTCTGTTATCTCGATTTCATGAATTCTATTTTAGGCTTTGTTGTCATACTCGGTCCTCCCCTGCACATAAATTATACTATGGAAAAATTACTATGAGCCATAAACGTTATCTGTCCTGCTCGTTGGCTCATTTTTATCTCAGCTATGATGTGTCTTTGATGTgatcacataaaaaaattaaaaaaggaggaaagacATAAAACTTAGAAAGGAAgggtagaaaaaaataatcaagacttttttttattctctgcaTTTCTACAgtttaacaaatataaaaatatacaacaaatTTAATAAAGGAGTGATGGAATAGTGTCATTGTTCTAAGGCCCTTATGACCATAATGCAATTTCAaacagttgttaaaaaaaactgtgaagaATCATGCAGGCGAAGCAGAAGTCATCTTAGCATGTCCCTTCTCTTATGCAGACTGAACCAATTATATCTTTATGCAAATCCTGtttaaaatagacaaaatagTATACTTAGAGCTTCTAATTCACTGGTGAATGGTTAAAGCAATGGTTAATACCATGATTAGTCCACTTAATATATCATCAGCAATACAATAAACTTGGATATTTTCAGTCAGCATATCGATGTCTAGAATGGTGTGCGATACAATTTACTCTACCCTCGTCACTCAGTGATCCACGACCTTGCCTGCAGTTTTCATGTCTCCTAGGAAGGTCTAGAGATAGAAACATAATGCCGGCTGTTACCAGTGCTTTTATCTCAGCAAAGTGATAAATGTGCAAGTACACACCTAAATACATACTCTGGTTAAGGTTGTAAAAGTTCAGTTTTAAATTCTTCACTCAGgttaaagtataaaaatataaactctTAATTTTACTTAAAGTGTGAAAGTAAAACTATGAAaaaaagattcacaaaagaatACCTCAGCTGACATACTTATTTTAGTTACTGATTGTAAATTAAGGCCCCTTTTACCAAGGAATGTGGGAAAATAGTTAATTAAGGTTAACTAGTAACAGTTTTGTTCCTCTCAAATTTTAGCTTGGACTATAAAACTAGCTTTGCaaatagctagctgtcacagGACAAACTGTGTGTATTCAGCAACAGATAAATTACATAtttagatttgttaggaattCTTATCAACTCCTTAAAGGTGTATAATGCCAAAAAGTCACCTTCTGACGTGATTGACTCATGACTTATGATTTTGACCTTATGTTTAGTGGTAACAGAGTAGTTGTACATTGTTACTTCCCTCCTCAGTCATGACGTCAAGGAATCATGAACTTgattaaacatacacacagtaacttcacataataaaacagagaaacacaaagcCACAGAGGTACTGAATAAAGGAATGTTCAGTAATAAAGGAGGCaaagaaatattaataatcTATTAAggattaatataataatatttataatcaatgaaatattatagattattactTTACATTGAGTGACACTGTGCTGTTCTAAGACCTGTGTACTGTGTGTCACAGGAGTGTCGGACCAGAGGCTGTTTGCAGGGCTCCTCATAAAGTGTGTGGTGCAGCTGGAGCTCATTCAGACCATAGATAACATTGTCTTCTACCCAGCCACCAGCAAGAAGGAGGACGCTGAGAACATGGCTGCTGCTCTGGTATGTctgcctgtattttttttttattataaaaagttCCATTAATGTCCTTTTTTGTGGGTTAACATCTGCATGCCTGCAGAATGTAGTTGTATTTTAATGTTGATGCAGCCATGCAGAAGACAGTTACAGAGCTGAGCTTATAATGTCACGttctggtgtttgtgtgtcctCCCCATTcagagagatggtctggagg is a window from the Pangasianodon hypophthalmus isolate fPanHyp1 chromosome 16, fPanHyp1.pri, whole genome shotgun sequence genome containing:
- the arfgef2 gene encoding brefeldin A-inhibited guanine nucleotide-exchange protein 2 isoform X1; translation: MKEQQPDFSKRHTETESATTKSMFVSRALEKILSDKEVKRSQHSQLRKACQVALEEIKLELENQKVGTVVPPKANYIEADKYVLPFELACQSKSPRIVSTSLDCLQKLIAYGHITGNAPDSGAPGKRLIDRLVETICNCFQGPQTDEGVQLQIIKALLTAVTSPHIEIHEGTILLTVRTCYNIYLASRNLINQTTAKATLTQMLNVIFSRMENQAALEAQEAEKERQRLQVPNPVPSSRNPSPTPGVCASPQNGPPEPSLSPPELTSTPPTPQNSSLNGQSEGPTADEEPAAPEQSSTKSSQPELQESDPSVPKPLEERVAEGEEGHLEAETEQASEVQEEAEPDSGLGESSVEGVGLDQHSDSESKVTPPMARTDAQQMNGVVDDQTSVSSDILETEVMQSMQTAARFSHILQKDAFLVFRSLCKLSMKPLADGPPDPKSHELRSKVVSLQLLLSVLQGAGPVFRTHEMFVNAIKQYLCVALSKNGVSSVPEVFELSLAIFLTLLSHFKVHLKMQIEVFFREIFLTILETSTSSFEHKWMVIQTLTRICADAQCVVDIYVNYDCDLNAANIFERLVNDLSKIAQGRSGQELGMTPLQELSLRKKGLECLVSILKCMVEWSKDLYVNPNLQTNLGQEHQAEGEGVEAKLPEHLSSRRDSVSSQDSAVSSSVQASQPDHPEQYEVIKQQKEIIEHGIELFNKKPKRGVQYLQEQGMLGPSAEDIAQFLHQEERLDTTQVGEFLGENAKFNKEVMYCYVDQLDFCGKDFVSALRTFLEGFRLPGEAQKIDRLMEKFAARYLECNQGQTLFASADTAYVLAYSIIMLTTDLHSPQVKSKMTKEQYIKMNRGINDSKDLPEEYLSSIYDEIAGKKIAMKESKEYSITPKSNKQSVASEKQRRLLYNMEMEQMAKTAKALMEAVSHAQAPFFSATHLEHVRPMFKLAWTPLLAAFSVGLQDCDDQEVASLCLEGIRCAIRIACIFSMQLERDAYIQALARFTLLTASSSITEMKQKNIDTIKTLITVAHTDGNYLGNSWHEILRCISQLELAQLIGTGVKTRYISGVVRDQGGSIKGFPTGGEEFMPLGLGTLVGGPDRRQMAHIQESVGETSSQSVVVAVDRIFTGSTRLDGNAIVDFVRWLCAVSMDELASAHQPRMFSLQKIVEISYYNMNRIRLQWSRIWQVIGDHFNKVGCNPNEDVAIFAVDSLRQLSMKFLEKGELANFRFQKDFLRPFEHIMKKNRSPTIRDMVIRCVAQMVNSQAANIRSGWKNIFSVFHQAASDHDETIVELAFQTTGHIVMKTFQQHFAAAIDSFQDAVKCLSEFVCNAAFPDTSMEAIRLIRHCAKYVSDRPQVLREYTSDDMNVAPGDRVWVRGWFPILFELSCIINRCKLDIRTRGLTVMFEIMKSYGHTFEKHWWHDLFRIVFRIFDNMKLPEQQTEKTEWMTTTCNHALYAICDVFTQFYEPLSEVLLVDVFAQLQWCVRQDNEQLARSGTNCLENLVIQNGEKFSGEVWGITCNCMLEIFQSTSPHALLTWRPAGQEEEVGDGKHMDVEMDSQSQSSFERTLSERGQSQMSTASDEAWRGKPHARVSDQRLFAGLLIKCVVQLELIQTIDNIVFYPATSKKEDAENMAAALRDGLEEREDGEAQVESEQGMYRHLSPQHLFKLLDCLLESHRFAKNFNSNNEQRTALWRAGFKGKSKPNLLKQETSSLACSLRILFQMYSDRRLQGTWPDIQTRLLLVCSEALAYFIILTSESHREAWTSLLLLLLTRTLRLPDDKFKPHASCYYPYLCEMMQFDLIPELRAVLRRFFLRIGSVFHIAAPEIVHTRAPTS
- the arfgef2 gene encoding brefeldin A-inhibited guanine nucleotide-exchange protein 2 isoform X2, with product MKEQQPDFSKRHTETESATTKSMFVSRALEKILSDKEVKRSQHSQLRKACQVALEEIKLELENQKVGTVVPPKANYIEADKYVLPFELACQSKSPRIVSTSLDCLQKLIAYGHITGNAPDSGAPGKRLIDRLVETICNCFQGPQTDEGVQLQIIKALLTAVTSPHIEIHEGTILLTVRTCYNIYLASRNLINQTTAKATLTQMLNVIFSRMENQAALEAQEAEKERQRLQVPNPVPSSRNPSPTPGVCASPQNGPPEPSLSPPELTSTPPTPQNSSLNGQSEGPTADEEPAAPEQSSTKSSQPELQESDPSVPKPLEERVAEGEEGHLEAETEQASEVQEEAEPDSGLGESSVEGGLDQHSDSESKVTPPMARTDAQQMNGVVDDQTSVSSDILETEVMQSMQTAARFSHILQKDAFLVFRSLCKLSMKPLADGPPDPKSHELRSKVVSLQLLLSVLQGAGPVFRTHEMFVNAIKQYLCVALSKNGVSSVPEVFELSLAIFLTLLSHFKVHLKMQIEVFFREIFLTILETSTSSFEHKWMVIQTLTRICADAQCVVDIYVNYDCDLNAANIFERLVNDLSKIAQGRSGQELGMTPLQELSLRKKGLECLVSILKCMVEWSKDLYVNPNLQTNLGQEHQAEGEGVEAKLPEHLSSRRDSVSSQDSAVSSSVQASQPDHPEQYEVIKQQKEIIEHGIELFNKKPKRGVQYLQEQGMLGPSAEDIAQFLHQEERLDTTQVGEFLGENAKFNKEVMYCYVDQLDFCGKDFVSALRTFLEGFRLPGEAQKIDRLMEKFAARYLECNQGQTLFASADTAYVLAYSIIMLTTDLHSPQVKSKMTKEQYIKMNRGINDSKDLPEEYLSSIYDEIAGKKIAMKESKEYSITPKSNKQSVASEKQRRLLYNMEMEQMAKTAKALMEAVSHAQAPFFSATHLEHVRPMFKLAWTPLLAAFSVGLQDCDDQEVASLCLEGIRCAIRIACIFSMQLERDAYIQALARFTLLTASSSITEMKQKNIDTIKTLITVAHTDGNYLGNSWHEILRCISQLELAQLIGTGVKTRYISGVVRDQGGSIKGFPTGGEEFMPLGLGTLVGGPDRRQMAHIQESVGETSSQSVVVAVDRIFTGSTRLDGNAIVDFVRWLCAVSMDELASAHQPRMFSLQKIVEISYYNMNRIRLQWSRIWQVIGDHFNKVGCNPNEDVAIFAVDSLRQLSMKFLEKGELANFRFQKDFLRPFEHIMKKNRSPTIRDMVIRCVAQMVNSQAANIRSGWKNIFSVFHQAASDHDETIVELAFQTTGHIVMKTFQQHFAAAIDSFQDAVKCLSEFVCNAAFPDTSMEAIRLIRHCAKYVSDRPQVLREYTSDDMNVAPGDRVWVRGWFPILFELSCIINRCKLDIRTRGLTVMFEIMKSYGHTFEKHWWHDLFRIVFRIFDNMKLPEQQTEKTEWMTTTCNHALYAICDVFTQFYEPLSEVLLVDVFAQLQWCVRQDNEQLARSGTNCLENLVIQNGEKFSGEVWGITCNCMLEIFQSTSPHALLTWRPAGQEEEVGDGKHMDVEMDSQSQSSFERTLSERGQSQMSTASDEAWRGKPHARVSDQRLFAGLLIKCVVQLELIQTIDNIVFYPATSKKEDAENMAAALRDGLEEREDGEAQVESEQGMYRHLSPQHLFKLLDCLLESHRFAKNFNSNNEQRTALWRAGFKGKSKPNLLKQETSSLACSLRILFQMYSDRRLQGTWPDIQTRLLLVCSEALAYFIILTSESHREAWTSLLLLLLTRTLRLPDDKFKPHASCYYPYLCEMMQFDLIPELRAVLRRFFLRIGSVFHIAAPEIVHTRAPTS